Within Octopus bimaculoides isolate UCB-OBI-ISO-001 chromosome 20, ASM119413v2, whole genome shotgun sequence, the genomic segment NNNNNNNNNNNNNNNNNNNNNNNNNNNNNNNNNNNNNNNNNNNNNNNNNNNNNNNNNNNNNNNNNNNNNNNNNNNNNNNNNNNNNNNNNNNNNNNNNNNNNNNNNNNNNNNNNNNNNNNNNNNNNNNatatatatatatatatatatatatataccagagtaagcacataaatgtgcaacgaGGTGGAAAagagagtactcaaataccagaggtagagtaatatgcttcatttaaaagcagcagaaatataacaaaaaactgtttcacgttcccgttcatcgatgaactcggatggtgctttaatgttttaatgttccactggcacgggtgccagtcaggcggtgctgtcatcagccacgtcagcgaatttgattttgattgtgatttgttattattcaggtgaaATAACAAAAAAGGGCATACAATGAAAAACGAGGGAAATGTACATAGAATACAAAGGTTAGAAAAAAATGGAGGCTGATAGAGATATAGTCCTCCTGATACAAGATGACATTTAAGGATAATCAAAGAACCCCCACAGTCCAAAATCTCCTTGAACACCaagggcaagtgccctctccaattccatTTCTCTGACATACAGGTCTACTCTTAGAGCCACCCACTCCCGACTGACTACAAAATGAGAAGATCTCATAGCAGTTGAGAACGGGCACGAGTGCTTGCACATTAGAAATCCTTGACTCGCTAGTTGCTGCAGCATTTGATTCAATAGACCTGAGGGCGTTGAGCAAGTGACCTTGCTTCCAAACTGATCCCAGGCCAAGAACATTCACATGCCTCAATTTCAGATTTGACATGTCaataggagaaagaaaagaggggcGATCACTCACTTACctagatgttgctgttgctgaggTTGATgcggttgttgtttttgttgttgatgctgctgttgttcttgttgaggTTGTTGTGAAGTGGATTGAAGATGAGGTTTTCGTGTTTGTAGCTGTCTTTGTTGATCTTTCAGAGTAGGGCTCCGAACACTCCTGCTTTTTCGGTTCGTCCCTTCGGAGCCTGTTTGCCATCCTTCAGCCTGATCTTTCTTCTCCAAAACATTTTCCAAGGAATCGGTGAGATACAGGAAAACCTGGTTGGAAGACGAATGTAAATCCTTATTGTTTGGTTGCAGAGCAGGACATTTGGGAAGAACTTCCTCTTCAGTGGGAGCAGGTACCAAACTTTTCTCCTGCCATAGTTTGGGTGTAAGGGTTTTGACATGCTCTTGGGATTCAATTAGTTTCTGTTCCTTTAACTGAGGGCACAGAGCTTTGTGATGGGTTGTACTTCTGCAGAAGCAACACTTAATTTTTCTGCTCTCAACCACAACTCTTATGGGTTCTGCACCTTCCACGTTAATTATATCAGGGATCCTATGGAAGTCTTTTGCATTCAGCAGCATTTTCACTTCCACCTGGATCATCAACCAATTTTCTTTCGGGGTGGATTTCAAATCCAAAATATCACCATACACTTCCAGTATCATCCCGAAATATTGGATGTTCATCTCCGGAGGTACATTAAAAAAAGTTACCTTATTCACTTGCTTCCCCAGATAAGATGGgctgaaaatatattcatttgagtAGCAAGTGTGTATGGAAATCCTTTTTGCTGCCTCTTCGGTATGGCATAGAGCCACGAGATATCCACATTCTTTCGCTCTCCTGATGTGCCATATCGACCCCCAAACCGCCTTCAGACATTCTTCTGCCTGCGCTAGAGTCGGATATTTGATCCGTTTTGTCTTCTTATTTAGGCACCTATAGATCACAGTTCTCTTCGTGATCGTATCTTTTTCGGCTGATGGTAGCCTGAGAAGATTGGGTTTTACCAGGTATTTCCGGAAGTTTTGACTAAAATTACTGTCAAAGGAGTGCTCTACCCAACCCTGTTGAGTAGTTTTGACAACAGAAGCGCTGGTTATAGTGTCAGTGCTgtcgctgctactgctgttgttgttgttgttctcgttgttacTGCtcgaagtggtggtggtggtggtggtggtggtcttttcACACTGTTTGCCTGCTGATTTCACCCATTTAACAGCACCATCAGCAGGCAAAACGCTATCGCTCTCTCTTTTCATCATAATATGGACACTCCTGATTCTCTCACTCTCAACCACTGGCAACCATTCTCTCAACAGTTTTTGTGGTTGTTCTTTTAATAGGCAGAAATATTTTAGCTTtcgttttgaagaaaaaatatttatatttttatatttgcctATATTTAGTAACAGCTAAATATAGCTGAAATATATTTAGTAACAGCTGAAATATAGTGACAACTAAAATATATCTTATAAGAAACGAAGGTGCTTTTTCGGTAAATTTTCGGTAAAATTTCGGTAAAtttttcaccaaaaaaaaaaaacaaaacaaaaaaaattcggATTTTTCGCGTGGAATCAACGCCCCTGACGTCCAactatgctgcaaatcccttatttcgGTGGTTCAGAAAAAAGGGGGAGGGGGGACCCCGTCCCCCAGAATtattggaaaatttttttttgttgaatgaactAGTGAGCTCCTAATATGTCACAAAACCCATTTTTTGTNNNNNNNNNNNNNNNNNNNNNNNNNNNNNNNNNNNNNNNNNNNNNNNNNNNNNNNNNNNNNNNNNNNNNNNNNNNNNNNNNNNNNNNNNNNNNNNNNNNNNNNNNNNNNNNNNNNNNNNNNNNNNNNNNNNNNNNNNNNNNNNNNNNNNNNNNNNNNNNNNNNNNNNNNNNNNNNNNNNNNNNNNNNNNNNNNNNNNNNNNNNNNNNNNNNNNNNNNNNNNNNNNNNNNNNNNNNNNNNNNNNNNNNNNNNNNNNNNNNNNNNNNNNNNNNNNNNNNNNNNNNNNNNNNNNNNNNNNNNNNNNNNNNNNNNNNNNNNNNNNNNNNNNNNNNNNNNNNNNNNNNNNNNNNNNNNNNNNNNNNNNNNNNNNNNNNNNNNNNNNNNNNNNNNNNNNNNNNNNNNNNNNNNNNNNNNNNNNNNNNNNNNNNNNNNNNNNNNNNNNNNNNNNNNNNNNNNNNNNNNNNNNNNNNNNNNNNNNNNNNNNNNNNNNNNNNNNNNNNNNNNNNNNNNNNNNNNNNNNNNNNNNNNNNNNNNtatatatatatatatatatatatatatatatatatatatatatatatatatatgtatgtatgtatatgcatatatatatatatatatacatgatgcatatgttcatatatatatatgtacatatatgtgtgtgtgtgtgcatatatatgtatatgtatgtatgtacacacacacacacacatgcacacataagcataGCTTGTagtcttttttctgtttccagTCACATATATATTCCACATTATGCAGAAACTTCTATACCAATTCAGTATATATTATAAGTTTGTAAGTCATCAGACAGAGCTGGTCTACTTTCCTTCTTGCTGTGAACTGAATAACTAAATCACTTAATTGATTTCTCTGTATGTTCTGTTTAAACATTTGTTTCtcgtaatatattcttttattcttttattcttttattctttctgtgatTGTTTTCTTTGCTGTTTAGGCACAGGTCAGCCAAGGGCAAACTGACATGTGGCCAAAGTTATTTCAGCTATAACAATCCTACCCCATTTTCAGACTGGACTATGCAGGACCATCTAGGACCGTGCAGTTATCTTTTTAAGACAGTCAAGTGTGAGttgaggtagatttggttgctacttctagcatattCAATAACCACATAGAAGTACCTTCAGCCATTGAGTTATAGCCATGTTAGGGAATTGAATTCAAGAATTGTAGGAGATTATATTGGCCCTTACCAGTATTTTggctggttttattttattttctgatgaaAGAAAGAAGTTGACAATTCGTAAtggaatgtaaaagaaatagaGCTAAATGctgaatatattatttgattgacGCACCGATTGTACCATCACatgttgatatataaacatatatatatatatatatatatatatatatatatatataggcgcaggcgtggctgtgtggtaagaagcatgcttcccaaccacaaggttccaggttcagtctcattgtatgGCACcgtaggcaagtatcttctactgtagccttaggCCAACTGTACCATGCCATGCCTGTACCATGCCATGCCTGTACCATGCCATACCTGTACCATGCCATANNNNNNNNNNNNNNNNNNNNNNNNNNNNNNNNNNNNNNNNNNNNNNNNNNNNNNNNNNNNNNNNNNNNNNNNNNNNNNNNNNNNNNNNNNNNNNNNNNNNNNNNNNNNNNNNNNNNNNNNNNNNNNNNNNNNNNNNNNNNNNNNNNNNNNNNNNNNNNNNNNNNNNNNNNNNNNNNNNNNNNNNNNNNNNNNNNNNNNNNNNNNNNNNNNNACTGTACCATGCCATGCCTGTACCATGCCATGCCTGTACCATGCCATACCTGTACCATGCCATGCCTGTACCATGCCATGCCTGTACTATGCCAT encodes:
- the LOC128250351 gene encoding probable E3 ubiquitin-protein ligase bre1; the encoded protein is MKDDSYRMIPCGVKTFLEQLGLLHYYDIFRTKGFDSEADLRHIDREALDGMYITDKLDRDLILTCGKYKNINIFSSKRKLKYFCLLKEQPQKLLREWLPVVESERIRSVHIMMKRESDSVLPADGAVKWVKSAGKQCEKTTTTTTTTTSSSNNENNNNNSSSSDSTDTITSASVVKTTQQGWVEHSFDSNFSQNFRKYLVKPNLLRLPSAEKDTITKRTVIYRCLNKKTKRIKYPTLAQAEECLKAVWGSIWHIRRAKECGYLVALCHTEEAAKRISIHTCYSNEYIFSPSYLGKQVNKVTFFNVPPEMNIQYFGMILEVYGDILDLKSTPKENWLMIQVEVKMLLNAKDFHRIPDIINVEGAEPIRVVVESRKIKCCFCRSTTHHKALCPQLKEQKLIESQEHVKTLTPKLWQEKSLVPAPTEEEVLPKCPALQPNNKDLHSSSNQVFLYLTDSLENVLEKKDQAEGWQTGSEGTNRKSRSVRSPTLKDQQRQLQTRKPHLQSTSQQPQQEQQQHQQQKQQPHQPQQQQHLANQYHFDKSYLLHEWLRQHNLEYYHVNFMQSGRDSLDILEEMELPDEEIYDDLEITLPGHKKRLERAEKNIMSFFMNFSSLEFMVDSGSDVVTLRKDIVEKLDLKELGNVRSKGVHASMHKTLYEAKLKLGSVELKIEVISEEYNSLGNRVLRCFRHYITGSRHIWLKGDYVDPSMQCEPSGNHNQKDRESDEENDQISVMKPTDSKLNGCPLDEVVSNTEETRSKTDQTEDEVQKLDHTPSHDINNQTKQSYTAGDELSEYSELVQETYKTPKRSRKLRPLCGSKLKRERKSRKRKHNLFSSKEPIRKKACGKLTYDSVIS